Proteins encoded within one genomic window of Brassica rapa cultivar Chiifu-401-42 chromosome A09, CAAS_Brap_v3.01, whole genome shotgun sequence:
- the LOC103841692 gene encoding uncharacterized protein LOC103841692, whose translation MQLKSSSYSSSSSSPSMKLKTLIQNLLAHPLYRFLRAVSKAKSIFLEMSKHNNKKRKLTMFFPRKASKNQRKIFFGSFRLHYNWCSSDVVPVPQPFPFSVSDINGEEDDESQLSGYLEWLEHKKVEDLEEVRDDAGANDDDDIDHLADMFIANCHEKFLLEKVESYRRFQEMLERGL comes from the coding sequence ATGCAGCTCAAATCATCATCatattcatcatcttcttcatcaccaTCCATGAAACTCAAAACCTTAATCCAAAATCTCCTTGCACACCCTCTCTACCGTTTCCTTAGAGCTGTCTCTAAAGCTAAATCAATCTTTCTAGAGATGTCTaaacacaacaacaagaaaCGAAAGCTCACCATGTTTTTTCCAAGAAAGGCTTCAAAGAATCAACGCAAGATCTTCTTCGGGTCGTTCAGATTGCACTACAACTGGTGTTCCTCTGATGTTGTTCCTGTGCCTCAGCCTTTCCCTTTTTCTGTCTCTGACATCAAtggtgaagaagatgatgaatctCAGCTCTCTGGCTACCTCGAGTGGCTGGAGCACAAGAAGGTCGAGGATTTGGAAGAGGTAAGAGATGATGCAGGAgccaatgatgatgatgatattgATCATTTGGCCGATATGTTCATCGCTAATTGCCACGAGAAGTTCTTGCTCGAGAAAGTCGAATCTTACAGAAGGTTTCAAGAAATGTTAGAAAGGGGTTTGTGA
- the LOC103841694 gene encoding DDT domain-containing protein DDB_G0282237 isoform X2, translating into MAKPETHQTWSTWEELLLACAVHRHGVDSWDSVAAEIHKQNSSSRTLTASECRHKYNDLKRRFSPEGETVSEISWWLEELRKLRVDELRREVERYDQSISSLQMKVKRLEDEREKEEAEKVTESPDLVKITETVNKSDVPVIEQPNREIDESIEEIANRIGGDEIETDEKPVREDSGRGSCGSVGKDSERGDSVREGNDDSPELKGEEEVKETSDVQSSASLPRKEESVGHDQPDNEDQSLAVNKTLVKSRPFIEFIEMLCSHPIGSHFSRRLESQETPEYERIIRQHIDFDLIRTRVDEGYYESSKTKFHRDLLLLINNAKVFYGERSPDSNSATQLHELIKKQMTTLKTSNQTSPPKDEPLVEEPTLLSLKTKVSVSVKACRKRSSLAVRSSTEPVKKKTNIVPTTDENENEKKQVSETEEEEETTTDKDEEPIVSKKTPRGRTTTSSAKKIGTRNVVKTSLDDEQKKSDQEKKSKTTTNAVSKKQSAASFLKRMKGAETVVETVKDDSSSGKKGAEQRRSNTKHEKAVAGQKRTTPAKRNTSAASKREASEKEEGSSTRPKKRTRRL; encoded by the exons ATGGCTAAACCGGAAACTCATCAAACATGGAGCACATGGGAGGAGCTCCTCCTCGCCTGCGCCGTTCACCGTCACGGTGTCGATTCATGGGACTCCGTCGCCGCCGAAATCCACAAACAAAACTCTTCTTCTCGTACACTCACCGCCTCCGAGTGTCGTCACAAATACAACGATCTCAAACGACGATTCTCCCCCGAGGGAGAAACCGTCTCGGAGATCTCTTGGTGGCTCGAGGAGCTGAGAAAGCTCCGCGTCGATGAGCTCCGTCGCGAAGTCGAACGTTACGATCAATCCATTTCGTCTTTGCAGATGAAGGTGAAGAGATTGGAagatgagagagagaaggaggaggCGGAGAAGGTTACTGAATCTCCAGATCTGGTTAAAATCACGGAAACGGTTAACAAATCCGACGTTCCGGTTATCGAGCAGCCGAACCGGGAAATCGATGAATCAATTGAAGAAATAGCGAACCGGATCGGGGGAGATGAAATTGAAACCGATGAGAAACCGGTTAGGGAGGATTCGGGTAGGGGAAGTTGCGGGAGCGTGGGGAAGGACTCGGAGAGAGGTGACTCGGTAAGAGAGGGTAATGATGACTCGCCCGAGTTGAAAGGAGAGGAAGAAGTGAAAGAAACGAGTGACGTGCAGAGCTCGGCGAGCTTACCGAGAAAGGAGGAGTCGGTAGGACACGACCAACCGGATAACGAGGATCAATCTCTGGCCGTTAATAAGACGCTTGTTAAATCTAGGCCGTTTATTGAATTCATCGAGATGCTTTGCTCTCATCCTATTGGCTCCCATTTTTCGCGCCGGCTCGAGAGccag GAAACACCCGAGTACGAGAGGATAATAAGGCAGCACATAGACTTTGACCTTATTCGAACTCGTGTGGACGAAGGTTATTACGAAAGCTCCAAAACCAAGTTTCATCGAGATTTACTGCTACTAATCAACAACGCCAAGGTTTTCTACGGCGAGCGATCTCCTGACTCTAACTCCGCAACGCAGCTTCACGAACTCATCAAGAAACAGATGACTACTCTCAAGACGTCTAATCAAACCTCACCTCCAAAAGATGAACCCTTGGTGGAGGAACCCACACTGTTGTCTCTAAAGACAAAAGTGTCAGTGTCTGTTAAAGCTTGTAGGAAACGTAGTTCCTTAGCTGTTAGATCTTCTACTGAACCGGTAAAGAAAAAGACTAACATAGTTCCAACCACGGACGAGAATGAGAATGAGAAGAAGCAAGTTTCAGAgacggaggaggaagaagaaaccaCCACTGATAAAGATGAGGAACCTATTGTTTCCAAGAAGACGCCTAGAGGAAGAACAACAACCTCATCAGCTAAAAAAATAGGAACCCGAAACGTTGTTAAGACCAGTTTGGATGATGAGCAGAAGAAAAGTGATCAAGAAAAGAAGAGTAAGACCACAACAAATGCTGTCTCAAAGAAGCAAAGCGCTGCAAGTTTTCTTAAGAGAATGAAAGGAGCTGAAACTGTGGTAGAGACAGTGAAGGATGATTCCTCTAGTGGAAAGAAAGGAGCTGAGCAGAGGAGAAGTAACACTAAGCATGAGAAAGCTGTTGCAGGTCAGAAACGAACAACACCTGCAAAGAGAAACACTAGTGCAGCCTCTAAACGAGAAGCTAGTGAAAAGGAGGAAGGTTCTTCTACTCGCCCAAAGAAACGTACAAGGAGGTTATGA
- the LOC103841696 gene encoding uncharacterized protein LOC103841696, whose protein sequence is MKASMKFREEKKPLFRAKIPLSIIGLPFQSGIVAGESKELSLNLSTFFESGPSLKIAYRPNDSYNPFSLIVKTGTGSFGSPISTSMLMSAEFNLLGQRNPSFMIHFKPQFGDFSIKKSHSSSRFDSSSLNGSVSEEDSSIEIVDSPAKVTLFPSAASAGDIAGLLSGVEVAARTSLPVRGRAVVNFRWGVRVPTEIRREFDPTAVVSLRRFPFLVMDKIGIEHVDGKEVVKVKPAGDNGGVDLGKVCLFMEELRSENRELKRAVEDLRGVMVSNVSPIDYGSKHREAERSNNKSKSNNGRARGDRWSSERTTSDCGGKKSKEEGDVAEELKKALKGAA, encoded by the coding sequence atgaaggcgTCAATGAAGTTTCGAGAAGAGAAGAAGCCTCTCTTCAGAGCCAAGATCCCTCTGAGCATCATAGGCCTCCCGTTTCAATCCGGAATCGTCGCCGGAGAATCCAAGGAGCTCAGCCTCAACCTCTCCACCTTCTTCGAATCAGGCCCTTCTCTCAAGATCGCTTACCGCCCCAACGACTCATACAACCCTTTCTCCCTCATCGTCAAAACCGGAACCGGATCCTTCGGCTCCCCGATCTCGACCTCCATGCTCATGAGCGCCGAGTTCAACCTCCTCGGCCAAAGAAACCCTAGCTTCATGATCCACTTCAAACCCCAATTCGGCGACTTCTCGATCAAGAAATCTCACTCCTCGTCTCGATTCGACTCGAGTAGTCTCAACGGATCTGTCTCGGAGGAGGATTCGTCGATCGAGATTGTGGATTCTCCGGCGAAGGTGACTCTTTTTCCGTCGGCGGCTTCGGCTGGAGATATCGCGGGGTTGTTGTCTGGCGTTGAGGTCGCGGCGAGGACGAGTTTGCCTGTGAGGGGACGCGCCGTCGTGAATTTCAGGTGGGGGGTTAGGGTTCCGACGGAGATTCGACGGGAGTTTGATCCGACGGCTGTGGTTTCTCTGAGGAGGTTTCCGTTTCTGGTGATGGATAAGATTGGGATCGAACACGTGGATGGTAAAGAGGTTGTTAAAGTTAAACCCGCGGGGGATAATGGTGGTGTTGATTTGGGGAAGGTGTGTTTGTTTATGGAGGAGCTTCGGTCGGAGAACAGGGAGTTGAAGAGAGCTGTCGAAGATCTCAGGGGAGTGATGGTGTCAAACGTTTCGCCAATTGATTACGGATCGAAGCATCGCGAAGCGGAGAGGAGCAATAACAAAAGCAAGAGCAACAATGGTAGAGCAAGAGGTGATCGGTGGAGCAGCGAGAGGACGACGTCGGATTGTGGCGGGAAGAAAAGCAAGGAAGAGGGTGACGTGGCGGAGGAGCTGAAGAAAGCTTTGAAAGGAGCTGCGTGA
- the LOC103841694 gene encoding DDT domain-containing protein DDB_G0282237 isoform X1 gives MAKPETHQTWSTWEELLLACAVHRHGVDSWDSVAAEIHKQNSSSRTLTASECRHKYNDLKRRFSPEGETVSEISWWLEELRKLRVDELRREVERYDQSISSLQMKVKRLEDEREKEEAEKVTESPDLVKITETVNKSDVPVIEQPNREIDESIEEIANRIGGDEIETDEKPVREDSGRGSCGSVGKDSERGDSVREGNDDSPELKGEEEVKETSDVQSSASLPRKEESVGHDQPDNEDQSLAVNKTLVKSRPFIEFIEMLCSHPIGSHFSRRLESQLQETPEYERIIRQHIDFDLIRTRVDEGYYESSKTKFHRDLLLLINNAKVFYGERSPDSNSATQLHELIKKQMTTLKTSNQTSPPKDEPLVEEPTLLSLKTKVSVSVKACRKRSSLAVRSSTEPVKKKTNIVPTTDENENEKKQVSETEEEEETTTDKDEEPIVSKKTPRGRTTTSSAKKIGTRNVVKTSLDDEQKKSDQEKKSKTTTNAVSKKQSAASFLKRMKGAETVVETVKDDSSSGKKGAEQRRSNTKHEKAVAGQKRTTPAKRNTSAASKREASEKEEGSSTRPKKRTRRL, from the exons ATGGCTAAACCGGAAACTCATCAAACATGGAGCACATGGGAGGAGCTCCTCCTCGCCTGCGCCGTTCACCGTCACGGTGTCGATTCATGGGACTCCGTCGCCGCCGAAATCCACAAACAAAACTCTTCTTCTCGTACACTCACCGCCTCCGAGTGTCGTCACAAATACAACGATCTCAAACGACGATTCTCCCCCGAGGGAGAAACCGTCTCGGAGATCTCTTGGTGGCTCGAGGAGCTGAGAAAGCTCCGCGTCGATGAGCTCCGTCGCGAAGTCGAACGTTACGATCAATCCATTTCGTCTTTGCAGATGAAGGTGAAGAGATTGGAagatgagagagagaaggaggaggCGGAGAAGGTTACTGAATCTCCAGATCTGGTTAAAATCACGGAAACGGTTAACAAATCCGACGTTCCGGTTATCGAGCAGCCGAACCGGGAAATCGATGAATCAATTGAAGAAATAGCGAACCGGATCGGGGGAGATGAAATTGAAACCGATGAGAAACCGGTTAGGGAGGATTCGGGTAGGGGAAGTTGCGGGAGCGTGGGGAAGGACTCGGAGAGAGGTGACTCGGTAAGAGAGGGTAATGATGACTCGCCCGAGTTGAAAGGAGAGGAAGAAGTGAAAGAAACGAGTGACGTGCAGAGCTCGGCGAGCTTACCGAGAAAGGAGGAGTCGGTAGGACACGACCAACCGGATAACGAGGATCAATCTCTGGCCGTTAATAAGACGCTTGTTAAATCTAGGCCGTTTATTGAATTCATCGAGATGCTTTGCTCTCATCCTATTGGCTCCCATTTTTCGCGCCGGCTCGAGAGccag CTGCAGGAAACACCCGAGTACGAGAGGATAATAAGGCAGCACATAGACTTTGACCTTATTCGAACTCGTGTGGACGAAGGTTATTACGAAAGCTCCAAAACCAAGTTTCATCGAGATTTACTGCTACTAATCAACAACGCCAAGGTTTTCTACGGCGAGCGATCTCCTGACTCTAACTCCGCAACGCAGCTTCACGAACTCATCAAGAAACAGATGACTACTCTCAAGACGTCTAATCAAACCTCACCTCCAAAAGATGAACCCTTGGTGGAGGAACCCACACTGTTGTCTCTAAAGACAAAAGTGTCAGTGTCTGTTAAAGCTTGTAGGAAACGTAGTTCCTTAGCTGTTAGATCTTCTACTGAACCGGTAAAGAAAAAGACTAACATAGTTCCAACCACGGACGAGAATGAGAATGAGAAGAAGCAAGTTTCAGAgacggaggaggaagaagaaaccaCCACTGATAAAGATGAGGAACCTATTGTTTCCAAGAAGACGCCTAGAGGAAGAACAACAACCTCATCAGCTAAAAAAATAGGAACCCGAAACGTTGTTAAGACCAGTTTGGATGATGAGCAGAAGAAAAGTGATCAAGAAAAGAAGAGTAAGACCACAACAAATGCTGTCTCAAAGAAGCAAAGCGCTGCAAGTTTTCTTAAGAGAATGAAAGGAGCTGAAACTGTGGTAGAGACAGTGAAGGATGATTCCTCTAGTGGAAAGAAAGGAGCTGAGCAGAGGAGAAGTAACACTAAGCATGAGAAAGCTGTTGCAGGTCAGAAACGAACAACACCTGCAAAGAGAAACACTAGTGCAGCCTCTAAACGAGAAGCTAGTGAAAAGGAGGAAGGTTCTTCTACTCGCCCAAAGAAACGTACAAGGAGGTTATGA
- the LOC103841695 gene encoding protein EMSY-LIKE 1: MDLNKLKKNAYYEVLKAFLAESSTISGPRIMFMKELKKELNIDHDTHADCHKRVKTDTLVQELRGTSSEKATEKATDAEEEKSTSVEGEALKPRLVVDERYVLKLQESFNVAPAKIQQETAQPSDTSTPAKIQKDKAEVSATTTTTPEELPFPSWGHVAPESLVNSIINIIIYGDNDHVQFQIKAYDAETEMHQLVTLGSTKEHDDPLDWIDIRYFPKEDVIWQNQHPGFTTRNCLLKPGQTILNATTTAREKTPIKVVGTSASGIPIIKIKKLDKGKAKAQ, translated from the exons ATGGATCTCAATAAACTCAAGAAAAACGCTTACTACGAAGTTCTCAAGGCCTTCCTCGCAGAGTCTTCTACAATATCCGGA CCAAGGATTATGTTCATGAAAGAACTCAAGAAGGAACTGAATATCGATCATGACACTCACGCCGATTGCCATAAGCGAGTCAAAACTGATACACTGGTCCAAGAACTGAG GGGAACTTCTTCTGAGAAGGCAACAGAGAAAGCCACTGACGCTGAGGAAGAGAAGAGTACTTCTGTAGAAGGAGAAGCACTAAAGCCACGTCTAGTAGTGGACGAGAGATACGTTCTCAAACTT CAAGAAAGTTTCAACGTAGCTCCAGCAAAGATCCAACAAGAAACGGCTCAACCGAGTGATACTAGTACTCCTGCAAAGATCCAAAAAGACAAGGCTGAAGTGAGCGCTACTACTACCACTACTCCTGAAGAGTTACCTTTCCCAAGCTGGGGCCATGTTGCTCCCGAGTCTCTTGTTAACAGCATCATCAATATAATAATATACGGTGACAACGACCACGTTCAATTCCAAATCAAAGCCTATGACGCAGAAACG GAAATGCACCAGCTGGTGACTTTAGGAAGCACAAAGGAACATGACGACCCCTTGGACTGGATCGATATTAGATAT TTTCCAAAGGAAGATGTTATATGGCAAAATCAACATCCCGGGTTCACAACACGCAACTGCTTACTTAAACCAGGCCAAACCATCTTGAACGCAACCACTACAGCTCGTGAGAAGACGCCAATCAAAGTG GTTGGAACATCTGCCAGTGGGATTCCTATTATCAAGATCAAGAAACTTGATAAGGGAAAAGCTAAAGCGCAGTAG
- the LOC103841693 gene encoding general transcriptional corepressor trfA-like, translated as MSQSLTNSNKNKMQVQVQEEEEDDLVILPAVDNSELIARFKLSLVGRLFNGERRSVETLIALLPRPSIWDVEGRVRGVDLGNQRFQFDFESEEDLQKVLSKRPCHFNKWSFALERWAPHIGDSFPNTMTFWVTVMGIPTHFWLDPIFRTLGRRLGDVGLVEEKTAKFQVVLNAELPLKFALRAQLPSGEIVPVSLEYVNLHRWCHSCRRISHEVDTCPLLTEEQREQFRLSKENNRDQGQQSRIDSNRKGDLSKRFNVAGQKPPSYLERRSGEGTQRDNRDSVWKRIDSRYAPRDDHRENNRQAPRDRDRDILPPSKETYNKRRYDDSFAASKHREETRRAERKHVPTAQSSKGGRAPEGPRDNKAARPSSSSKGEREADDPPYTQLEQPQPAKQIISSPDHVRERPFRLSLQKNSSGDLKLKGKIGDMGDSSESVSSAKKSLNFADKANQSPSRSQPPLLPVSSEEKRKKSWYEMTMEEEEEAIKTNTEADFNTHLGETELNEINDPNEDKILEEDDWIINGETFDVDDDDLMDEDELLYDENHKEEETEQSMDSKLMSQAGESSIGAKDNFKETKTDETLNRLGGIAIGPSSSRERGEGREKQSPSHLLQSPFKKKKGSPNTHAAGLSLRKRNMIKGRASPKFKEAKDGPPMGSKSSMGQLEKMHGGGKEEALTKTKNKAAKVGSKPPKIPK; from the coding sequence ATGTCTCAGTCACTCACAAACTCCAACAAGAACAAGATGCAAGTGCAAGTacaagaggaggaggaggatgaccTGGTTATCCTTCCGGCAGTAGATAACTCTGAGCTGATTGCTCGCTTCAAACTCAGCCTAGTTGGAAGACTCTTCAACGGAGAAAGGCGCAGTGTTGAAACTCTTATTGCTCTCCTCCCAAGGCCAAGTATCTGGGACGTTGAAGGCAGGGTTCGTGGAGTGGACTTGGGAAACCAACGATTTCAATTTGACTTTGAATCGGAAGAAGATCTTCAGAAGGTCCTTAGTAAAAGACCATGCCATTTCAACAAATGGTCTTTTGCTCTAGAGAGATGGGCACCTCATATAGGAGACTCCTTCCCAAACACTATGACTTTTTGGGTTACTGTCATGGGTATCCCGACACACTTCTGGCTTGATCCAATCTTCAGGACCCTCGGAAGAAGACTTGGAGACGTAGGTTTAGTGGAGGAAAAAACAGCAAAGTTTCAGGTGGTGCTTAATGCCGAACTCCCCTTGAAGTTTGCTCTGCGTGCGCAGCTCCCCTCAGGGGAAATTGTTCCGGTTTCCCTGGAATATGTTAACCTTCATCGCTGGTGCCACTCATGTCGCCGTATCTCCCATGAAGTTGATACTTGCCCGCTGTTAACTGAAGAGCAAAGAGAACAATTTCGattatcaaaagaaaataacagAGACCAAGGGCAACAATCCAGAATTGATTCAAATAGGAAGGGAGACCTTTCAAAGAGATTCAATGTAGCTGGACAAAAGCCTCCAAGCTATCTTGAGAGACGCTCCGGGGAAGGAACTCAAAGAGATAACAGGGACAGCGTATGGAAACGTATTGACTCCCGGTATGCTCCTAGAGATGACCACCGTGAGAACAATCGTCAGGCACCGAGAGACCGTGACCGTGATATCTTACCCCCTAGCAAAGAGACTTACAACAAGCGTAGGTATGATGATTCTTTCGCTGCAAGCAAACATCGGGAAGAAACTCGGAGAGCGGAGAGAAAACATGTACCTACAGCCCAGAGCTCTAAGGGAGGGAGAGCACCCGAAGGCCCTCGTGATAATAAAGCTGCTCGGCCATCATCTAGCTCTaagggagagagagaagctGACGATCCTCCCTATACTCAGCTTGAACAGCCACAACCGGCTAAACAGATCATCTCCTCCCCAGATCATGTCAGGGAAAGACCGTTTAGATTGTCTCTCCAGAAAAACTCTTCTGGTGATTTGAAACTGAAAGGAAAAATAGGCGATATGGGAGACTCCTCTGAATCCGTAAGCTCGGCAAAAAAGAGTCTCAACTTTGCAGATAAGGCTAATCAGTCCCCATCCAGATCCCAACCTCCCCTGCTACCTGTTTCCAgcgaggaaaagaggaaaaaaagTTGGTACGAGATGACaatggaggaggaagaggaggctATCAAAACAAATACTGAAGCTGATTTCAATACTCACTTGGGGGAGACAGAGCTGAATGAAATTAACGATCCTAATGAGGATAAAATTCTGGAAGAGGATGATTGGATAATTAATGGTGAAACCtttgatgttgatgatgatgatctgaTGGACGAAGATGAACTGCTGTACGATGAGAATCACAAGGAGGAGGAGACTGAACAGTCGATGGATTCAAAACTCATGTCTCAGGCAGGGGAGAGTTCAATCGGAGCGAAAGATAACTTCAAGGAGACGAAGACAGACGAGACACTGAACCGGCTTGGGGGGATCGCGATTGGGCCTAGCTCCAGTCGAGAGAGAGGAGAAGGGAGAGAGAAGCAATCACCATCTCATCTACTGCAATCTCcgttcaagaagaagaagggctCACCAAACACTCACGCTGCCGGATTATCTTTGAGGAAGAGGAATATGATTAAGGGTCGGGCCTCACCCAAATTCAAGGAGGCAAAAGATGGGCCGCCTATGGGCTCTAAATCCTCTATGGGTCAGTTAGAAAAAATGCATGGTGGAGGTAAAGAAGAAGCACTTACGAAGACTAAGAACAAAGCTGCGAAGGTGGGAAGCAAACCACCCAAGATCCCCAAATGA